In Anaerolineales bacterium, a single window of DNA contains:
- the deoC gene encoding deoxyribose-phosphate aldolase, translating to MTEKGSITMHMLAKMIDHSLLQPILTDGQILDGCALAGKYKTATACVKPYAVALARDSLAGSGVGVCSVIGFPHGNSAAGIKVAETRQAVRDGASEIDMVINIGKALGGDWDYVSAEIRVVNGACAAGGAILKVIFETDFLSDDQIVRLCEICSEIRVAFIKTSTGYGYVKQPDGSYASRGATDHAVSLMRAHADPRVQVKAAGGIRTLDDLLRFRALGAARIGATATEAILEEAVRRGYS from the coding sequence ATGACTGAAAAGGGATCCATTACCATGCACATGCTCGCGAAAATGATCGACCACTCCCTCCTGCAACCGATTCTTACCGACGGACAGATCCTCGACGGCTGCGCGTTGGCCGGGAAGTATAAAACCGCGACCGCGTGTGTGAAGCCGTACGCCGTTGCCCTGGCCCGGGATTCACTCGCAGGGTCCGGCGTGGGGGTGTGCTCGGTGATCGGGTTTCCGCACGGCAACAGCGCGGCGGGGATCAAGGTCGCCGAGACGCGTCAAGCCGTTCGGGATGGCGCGTCCGAGATCGACATGGTGATCAACATCGGCAAGGCGCTCGGCGGGGATTGGGATTACGTCTCCGCGGAAATCCGCGTGGTGAACGGCGCCTGCGCCGCGGGCGGCGCCATCCTCAAGGTGATCTTCGAAACGGACTTCCTGTCCGACGATCAGATCGTCCGGCTTTGCGAAATCTGTTCGGAAATCCGGGTGGCGTTCATAAAAACCTCGACCGGATACGGATACGTCAAACAACCGGACGGCAGCTACGCCTCCCGCGGCGCGACGGACCACGCCGTCTCCCTGATGCGCGCGCACGCCGACCCCCGCGTTCAGGTGAAGGCGGCCGGAGGGATCCGGACCCTCGACGATCTGCTGCGCTTCCGCGCCCTCGGCGCCGCGCGGATCGGCGCCACCGCCACCGAAGCCATTCTCGAGGAAGCCGTCCGGCGCGGATATTCTTGA
- a CDS encoding sugar kinase has protein sequence MKVVTFGEIMLRLSPPGFLRFRQAHSFEAVYGGGEANVAASLADFGDEAEFVTRLPQNDLGEACLAALRARGIRTGHAIRGGERIGIYFLENGSAQRGSKVIYDRAGSSFAGIRPGMVDWDAVFADADWFHWTGITPAVSQSAAETCLEAVKAAKRLGRTVSCDLNYRAKLWKWGKAAGEVMAELVAHCDLAVGNEEDAEKVFGIRAPESDVTAGKVEAEKYKFVCEALVQRFPNLQMAAVTLRGSLSASRNTWSGALWTKGGFFTAPVYDILPIVDRVGAGDAFNGGLIHGLRAYRDDPQKALRFAAAASCLKHSIPGDANFVSAAEVEQLMAGDASGRVSR, from the coding sequence ATGAAGGTCGTCACATTCGGCGAAATCATGCTGCGCCTTTCCCCGCCGGGCTTTTTGCGTTTTCGGCAGGCGCATTCCTTCGAGGCCGTCTACGGGGGAGGGGAGGCGAACGTGGCGGCGTCGCTCGCGGATTTCGGCGACGAGGCCGAGTTCGTCACCCGCCTGCCGCAAAACGACCTGGGCGAGGCGTGTCTTGCCGCATTGCGCGCCCGTGGAATCCGGACCGGCCATGCCATCCGGGGCGGGGAGAGGATCGGGATTTACTTCCTGGAAAACGGGTCGGCCCAGCGCGGCAGCAAGGTCATCTACGACCGGGCGGGCTCCAGCTTTGCCGGGATCCGGCCGGGGATGGTGGACTGGGACGCCGTGTTCGCGGACGCCGACTGGTTCCATTGGACCGGGATCACGCCCGCCGTTTCGCAGAGCGCCGCCGAAACCTGCCTGGAAGCGGTGAAAGCCGCCAAGCGGCTCGGCCGGACCGTTTCCTGCGATCTGAACTACCGCGCCAAGCTTTGGAAGTGGGGCAAAGCGGCCGGCGAGGTGATGGCGGAGCTGGTGGCGCACTGCGATCTGGCCGTCGGCAACGAGGAAGACGCCGAAAAGGTGTTTGGGATCCGGGCCCCGGAATCCGACGTGACCGCCGGTAAAGTCGAGGCGGAAAAATACAAATTCGTGTGCGAGGCGCTGGTTCAGCGGTTCCCGAACCTGCAGATGGCGGCGGTCACCCTGCGCGGATCGCTTTCGGCCAGCCGCAACACTTGGTCCGGCGCGTTGTGGACGAAGGGCGGGTTCTTCACCGCGCCCGTGTACGATATCCTTCCGATCGTGGACCGGGTTGGGGCGGGCGACGCCTTCAACGGCGGATTGATCCACGGCTTGCGGGCCTACCGGGATGATCCGCAAAAAGCGCTGCGCTTTGCCGCGGCCGCTTCTTGCCTGAAGCACAGCATCCCCGGAGACGCGAACTTCGTTTCCGCCGCCGAAGTGGAACAGCTCATGGCGGGCGACGCCTCGGGCAGGGTTTCGCGATAG
- a CDS encoding bifunctional 4-hydroxy-2-oxoglutarate aldolase/2-dehydro-3-deoxy-phosphogluconate aldolase, which yields MARFQRLDVTNTLLETGLLPLFYNGDLDTAVEIAAACSRGGARALEFTNRGEAAYPVFVELVKRFAQADPALILGVGSVVDAPTAALYLAAGANFIVGPNLNPEISRLCNRRKLLYVPGCATETEIAAAEELGAEICKIFPADAVGGPKFIKAVMAPCPWHRLLATGGIDASEASVSEWIKAGAAVLGMGSKLISAPLVQARDFDGIAAKTADCLRWIRKARGAAAG from the coding sequence ATGGCTAGATTTCAACGGTTGGACGTGACGAACACCTTGCTCGAGACGGGTTTGTTGCCGCTTTTTTACAACGGCGACCTGGACACCGCGGTGGAAATCGCGGCGGCTTGCTCACGGGGCGGCGCGCGGGCGCTCGAATTCACCAACCGCGGCGAGGCGGCGTATCCAGTCTTCGTCGAATTGGTGAAGCGCTTCGCCCAGGCGGATCCGGCCTTGATCCTGGGTGTCGGCTCGGTGGTGGATGCGCCGACCGCGGCGCTGTACCTCGCCGCCGGGGCCAATTTCATCGTCGGTCCGAATCTCAATCCCGAGATCTCGCGCCTGTGCAACCGGCGCAAGTTGCTCTACGTGCCCGGATGCGCGACCGAGACGGAGATCGCCGCGGCCGAGGAGCTCGGGGCCGAGATCTGCAAGATTTTCCCGGCCGACGCCGTCGGCGGACCGAAGTTCATCAAGGCAGTCATGGCGCCGTGCCCGTGGCACCGGCTCCTGGCGACCGGCGGGATCGACGCGAGCGAGGCAAGCGTGAGCGAATGGATCAAGGCCGGCGCGGCGGTGCTGGGGATGGGCAGCAAGCTGATCTCCGCGCCGCTGGTGCAAGCGCGCGATTTCGACGGCATCGCGGCCAAGACCGCCGACTGCCTGCGCTGGATTCGGAAGGCGCGGGGCGCGGCGGCGGGATGA
- the iolB gene encoding 5-deoxy-glucuronate isomerase, translating to MSYFESVPAKEGLNRVAGNPFKLLDLQLLVLPDGKAHSASTGGRECLLVILGGKAEVKAGARTFSGVGGRPNVFAGKPHSVYLPCANDFTVTAQGRLEALLVSAPSELKTDPYVIGPERITTGVWGAANFSRNYHQILTLAGQPDLPAQRLIVGETYTPSGNWSTFPPHRHEKDDLPREAFHEELYFFKVSPADGFGLTRYYNGEVDTGYVIRDNTVLMAPNGYHTVVSAPGCTTYYLWALAGTQRTQATADDPALAWVGRTVPMLKALGH from the coding sequence ATGTCGTATTTCGAATCCGTACCCGCAAAGGAAGGGTTGAACCGCGTTGCGGGCAATCCATTCAAACTGCTGGATCTGCAGCTGCTCGTCCTCCCCGATGGCAAAGCCCATTCGGCATCAACCGGCGGCCGGGAGTGCTTGCTGGTCATCCTGGGGGGCAAGGCGGAGGTTAAGGCCGGCGCCCGGACGTTTTCCGGGGTGGGCGGGCGGCCGAACGTGTTCGCCGGCAAACCCCATTCGGTCTACCTGCCGTGCGCAAACGACTTTACCGTCACCGCCCAGGGGCGTTTGGAAGCGCTGTTGGTGAGCGCCCCGAGCGAGTTGAAAACCGATCCGTACGTCATCGGCCCAGAGAGGATCACCACAGGGGTGTGGGGCGCGGCCAACTTCAGCCGCAACTACCACCAGATCCTGACCCTGGCCGGACAGCCGGACCTCCCGGCCCAGCGGTTAATCGTCGGCGAAACCTACACGCCTTCGGGCAACTGGAGCACGTTCCCGCCGCACCGGCACGAGAAGGACGATCTGCCGCGGGAGGCGTTTCACGAGGAGTTGTACTTCTTCAAGGTTTCGCCCGCCGACGGATTCGGATTGACGCGCTATTACAACGGTGAGGTGGACACCGGCTACGTGATCCGCGACAACACCGTCCTGATGGCTCCGAACGGCTACCACACCGTGGTCAGCGCGCCCGGCTGCACGACCTACTACCTGTGGGCGCTGGCGGGAACCCAGCGCACGCAGGCCACCGCCGACGATCCGGCGCTGGCGTGGGTCGGCCGCACCGTGCCGATGTTGAAGGCGCTGGGGCATTGA
- the kduD gene encoding 2-dehydro-3-deoxy-D-gluconate 5-dehydrogenase KduD, giving the protein MILDSFRLDGKVALVTGARQGLGRAIALGLAEAGADIAALGRGDMAETCQAVGALERRCLPIVCDLKDASRTDLAKLVERTVAELGRLDILVNNAGIIRRAPAADFSEADWDDVLQINLKAVFFLSQAAGRGMLAAGRGKIINVASMLAFQGGILVPSYTAAKSAVAGITRALANEWAARGVNVNAIAPGYMATENTAPLRADPKRSAAILERIPAGRWGIPDDLKGIAVFLASSASDYLHGAIVPVDGGWLAR; this is encoded by the coding sequence ATGATCCTCGATTCCTTTCGCCTGGATGGAAAAGTGGCGCTGGTGACCGGTGCCCGGCAAGGGTTGGGCCGGGCGATTGCGCTGGGCCTCGCCGAAGCGGGGGCGGATATTGCCGCGCTGGGCCGCGGCGATATGGCGGAAACCTGCCAGGCAGTGGGGGCGTTGGAGCGGCGCTGCCTGCCGATTGTTTGCGACCTGAAAGACGCATCACGCACGGACTTGGCCAAGCTGGTCGAGCGAACGGTGGCCGAGTTGGGCCGGCTGGATATCCTGGTCAACAACGCCGGGATCATCCGCCGGGCTCCGGCCGCCGATTTCAGCGAGGCGGACTGGGATGATGTGTTGCAGATCAACCTGAAGGCGGTGTTCTTCCTCTCCCAGGCGGCGGGGCGCGGGATGCTGGCAGCCGGACGGGGGAAGATCATCAACGTCGCCTCGATGCTTGCGTTCCAGGGGGGAATCCTTGTCCCCTCCTACACGGCCGCCAAGAGCGCCGTGGCCGGGATCACGCGCGCGCTGGCCAACGAATGGGCGGCGCGCGGCGTCAACGTCAACGCCATCGCCCCCGGATACATGGCCACCGAAAACACCGCCCCTCTGCGCGCGGATCCCAAACGCTCGGCGGCGATCCTCGAGCGGATTCCGGCCGGACGCTGGGGAATTCCGGACGATCTTAAGGGAATCGCGGTTTTCCTGGCGTCCTCCGCGTCGGATTACCTGCACGGCGCGATCGTGCCGGTCGACGGCGGATGGCTGGCGCGCTAG
- a CDS encoding gluconokinase codes for MRVRGLIVMGVAGSGKTTVGKALADRLGWDFFDADGFHPPDNVAKMASGIPLDDADRAPWLAALHDLLGRTLHEGRHPVLACSALKQKYREALLAGNQGIRVVYLKGDYVLIHSRMCARSDHYMKPGMLRSQFEALEEPVDALVADIARPKEEVVAHILRMIRKEEKK; via the coding sequence ATGCGCGTACGGGGCCTGATCGTCATGGGCGTGGCGGGATCCGGAAAAACCACGGTCGGCAAGGCGCTGGCGGATCGTCTCGGTTGGGATTTTTTCGACGCCGACGGATTTCATCCGCCGGATAACGTCGCCAAGATGGCGTCGGGGATTCCACTGGACGATGCGGACCGGGCGCCTTGGCTGGCTGCCCTGCACGATCTGCTGGGGAGGACGCTGCACGAGGGGCGCCATCCGGTTTTGGCCTGTTCCGCGCTCAAACAGAAGTACCGTGAGGCCCTGCTCGCCGGCAACCAAGGGATTCGGGTGGTCTACTTGAAAGGGGATTACGTTCTGATCCACTCGCGGATGTGCGCGCGGAGCGATCATTATATGAAGCCCGGCATGCTGCGCAGCCAGTTCGAGGCATTGGAAGAACCCGTCGATGCGCTGGTCGCGGATATCGCGCGTCCCAAGGAGGAAGTCGTCGCGCATATCTTGCGGATGATCCGCAAAGAAGAAAAGAAATAG
- the gnd gene encoding decarboxylating NADP(+)-dependent phosphogluconate dehydrogenase, whose protein sequence is MNQADIGLIGLAVMGQNLVLNMDDHGFTAAVHNRTVSKMESFLRGGASGTRVIGARTIGELVGALRKPRRVMMMVKAGAPVDELIGRLVPLLEPGDVLIDGGNSHFADTIRRAAHLEAKGLHYLGIGISGGEEGARHGPSIMPGGSPQAWEAVRPILQAIAARVPGEAGGEEPCCDWVGPDGAGHFVKTAHNGIEYGDMQLLGEAYHLMKEGLGLSPEAMSAVFAGWNKGRLNSFLVEITAQILAFRDEDGSPLVERILDAAGQKGTGRWAAASAQELGVPLTMVGEAVSARSLSMLKEERLAAAKVLRGPKPPPVDPPRNFLADLEAAVFAAKIISYAQGFMLLRAAAREYRWDLNYGRIAALWRGGCIIRSNFLQKIRYAYERTPDLANLLLAPYFQVHVEAAQTAWRRVVAAAAGRGIPVPAMSSALNFYDGYRRGWLPANLIQAQRDFFGAHTYERTDRPRGESFHTDWTGRGGTAASSTDPAQGGRL, encoded by the coding sequence TTGAATCAGGCGGACATCGGGCTGATCGGATTGGCGGTGATGGGGCAAAACCTGGTCCTCAACATGGACGACCATGGTTTCACCGCGGCCGTCCACAACCGGACCGTATCGAAAATGGAATCGTTTCTGCGGGGGGGCGCCTCCGGCACGCGGGTCATCGGCGCCCGGACAATCGGGGAATTGGTCGGTGCACTCCGCAAGCCGCGCCGGGTGATGATGATGGTCAAGGCCGGCGCCCCGGTCGACGAGCTCATCGGGCGCTTGGTTCCGCTGCTCGAGCCCGGCGACGTATTGATCGACGGCGGCAATTCCCATTTCGCCGACACCATCCGCCGCGCCGCGCACCTGGAAGCGAAGGGATTGCATTATCTCGGAATCGGGATTTCCGGGGGGGAAGAAGGGGCGCGGCATGGCCCGTCGATCATGCCCGGCGGGTCGCCGCAGGCTTGGGAAGCCGTCCGGCCGATCTTGCAGGCAATCGCCGCCCGGGTGCCGGGGGAAGCGGGCGGCGAAGAGCCTTGCTGCGATTGGGTCGGCCCGGACGGAGCCGGCCACTTCGTGAAAACGGCGCACAACGGGATCGAGTACGGCGATATGCAGCTCCTCGGCGAAGCGTACCACCTGATGAAGGAAGGGTTGGGGCTTTCGCCCGAGGCGATGAGCGCTGTCTTCGCCGGCTGGAACAAAGGCAGGCTCAATTCCTTCCTGGTGGAGATCACCGCGCAGATCCTGGCCTTCCGCGATGAAGATGGATCGCCGTTGGTGGAAAGAATTTTGGACGCGGCCGGACAAAAGGGGACCGGCCGCTGGGCGGCGGCATCCGCGCAGGAACTTGGGGTCCCGCTGACGATGGTCGGCGAAGCGGTCTCCGCCCGGTCGCTGTCGATGCTCAAGGAGGAGCGGCTTGCGGCGGCCAAGGTTTTACGCGGACCGAAACCTCCCCCGGTCGATCCCCCGCGGAATTTCCTGGCGGATCTTGAAGCGGCGGTCTTCGCCGCGAAAATCATCTCCTACGCGCAGGGGTTCATGCTGTTGCGGGCCGCCGCCCGCGAATACCGCTGGGACCTGAACTACGGCCGGATCGCGGCGTTGTGGCGGGGAGGATGCATCATCCGTTCGAACTTCCTTCAGAAGATTCGATACGCCTACGAGCGGACACCGGACCTCGCCAACCTTCTCCTGGCTCCCTATTTCCAGGTTCACGTGGAGGCCGCCCAAACCGCATGGCGGAGGGTGGTTGCCGCCGCGGCCGGGAGGGGCATCCCGGTTCCCGCCATGTCGAGCGCCTTGAATTTCTACGACGGCTACCGCCGCGGATGGCTGCCCGCCAATTTGATCCAGGCCCAACGGGATTTTTTCGGCGCGCACACCTACGAACGGACCGACCGCCCGCGCGGGGAATCCTTCCACACCGATTGGACCGGACGCGGTGGAACGGCGGCCTCATCGACCGATCCGGCGCAGGGCGGACGGCTGTAA